One window from the genome of Deltaproteobacteria bacterium encodes:
- a CDS encoding histone deacetylase produces the protein MRAFFCDTYEVPLPPGHRFPMPKYRLLRERLLAEGVLHPRELEESGVIDRASLLLAHTPEYLDAVFSGTLAADAQRRLGFSWSAALLARSRASVFGTVLAARAALDDGVAGNLAGGTHHAFADRGTGFCVFNDIAVAARALQREGLIERALVVDLDVHQGDGTAAIFADDPTVFTFSMHGANNFPFHKQRSSLDVELLDGCQDSEYIACLERHLPRALDLARPDIVFFQAGVDPLDGDQLGRLRLSLDGLRRRDRIVATAARRTGAPLVLTLGGGYARPIALSVDAHVGTWREARAAF, from the coding sequence GTGCGCGCGTTCTTCTGCGACACATACGAGGTGCCACTTCCGCCCGGGCACAGGTTCCCGATGCCGAAGTACCGGCTGCTCCGCGAGCGGCTTCTCGCGGAGGGCGTGCTTCATCCGCGGGAACTGGAAGAATCTGGCGTGATCGACCGCGCCTCGCTGCTCCTCGCGCACACCCCGGAGTACCTGGACGCGGTCTTCTCCGGAACACTCGCCGCCGACGCGCAGCGCAGGCTGGGATTCTCCTGGAGCGCAGCGCTCCTCGCCCGATCGCGCGCCAGCGTCTTCGGGACGGTGCTGGCAGCACGCGCCGCGCTCGACGACGGTGTCGCCGGCAACCTCGCGGGCGGGACGCACCATGCGTTCGCGGACCGCGGCACCGGATTCTGCGTCTTCAACGACATCGCGGTGGCCGCGCGCGCTCTGCAGCGCGAAGGGTTGATCGAGCGCGCGCTGGTGGTCGACCTCGACGTCCACCAGGGCGACGGCACCGCCGCGATCTTCGCGGACGATCCGACCGTGTTCACCTTCTCCATGCACGGCGCGAATAATTTTCCCTTCCACAAGCAGCGCTCTTCCCTCGACGTCGAGCTTCTCGATGGTTGTCAGGATTCTGAATATATTGCGTGCCTCGAGCGCCACCTGCCGCGAGCGCTCGACCTGGCGCGGCCCGACATCGTCTTCTTCCAGGCCGGCGTCGATCCGCTGGATGGAGATCAGCTCGGCCGCCTCCGGCTGTCGCTCGACGGCCTCCGCCGGCGCGATCGCATCGTCGCGACCGCGGCGCGCCGAACAGGGGCGCCGCTGGTACTGACGCTCGGCGGCGGGTATGCACGTCCCATCGCGCTCTCGGTCGACGCGCACGTCGGGACGTGGCGCGAAGCACGCGCGGCCTTCTAG
- a CDS encoding anti-sigma regulatory factor produces MEDEIQVPIRSDQDIVTARQKGRGLATALNFSSGDATLIALAISELARNIVTYAKQGEIRLKAIGVGSARQGIQVVAHDDGPGIDDVDQALRDGFSTSGGLGLGLPGVRRLVDDFQIQSKQNEGTTVTFTKWKA; encoded by the coding sequence GTGGAAGACGAGATCCAGGTTCCAATCCGCTCGGACCAGGACATCGTCACCGCTCGTCAGAAGGGGCGTGGGCTCGCCACGGCGCTGAACTTCTCTTCCGGAGACGCGACGCTGATCGCGCTGGCAATCTCGGAGCTCGCGCGCAACATCGTCACCTACGCGAAGCAGGGCGAGATCCGGCTGAAAGCGATCGGAGTCGGGTCGGCGCGGCAAGGCATCCAGGTGGTGGCGCACGACGACGGACCGGGAATCGACGACGTCGACCAAGCGCTGCGCGACGGATTTTCCACCTCCGGAGGGCTCGGTCTGGGATTGCCAGGGGTTCGCCGGCTCGTCGACGACTTCCAGATCCAGTCGAAGCAAAACGAGGGCACCACGGTCACGTTCACCAAGTGGAAGGCCTGA